From the Fastidiosipila sp. genome, one window contains:
- a CDS encoding fibronectin type III domain-containing protein translates to MTPVKGLKAEAGEDWIKLSWKACPDFTYQQDTITVAHYEVFLDQGGKWTSLGKVDKGSPSFTHSALSPGTGYKYSVQVANDILYMYEGVFHKLSSYSSSRLSAQTIQAATTASTTPASTDRQTV, encoded by the coding sequence TTGACACCGGTGAAAGGCCTGAAAGCGGAGGCCGGTGAAGACTGGATCAAGCTTTCCTGGAAAGCCTGTCCTGATTTTACCTACCAACAAGATACAATAACGGTCGCGCATTACGAGGTTTTCCTCGACCAGGGAGGCAAGTGGACATCCCTGGGCAAGGTCGACAAGGGCTCTCCCTCCTTCACCCACTCAGCACTTTCACCCGGCACCGGCTACAAGTATTCCGTTCAGGTCGCCAACGATATTTTGTACATGTACGAAGGTGTGTTTCACAAACTCAGCTCCTATTCCAGCAGTCGGCTGTCAGCCCAAACCATTCAGGCGGCAACTACCGCATCAACCACTCCGGCCTCGACAGACCGTCAAACTGTATAG